Proteins found in one Sorghum bicolor cultivar BTx623 chromosome 1, Sorghum_bicolor_NCBIv3, whole genome shotgun sequence genomic segment:
- the LOC8086230 gene encoding senescence-specific cysteine protease SAG39 — translation MSVSRFVLTVLVVASVCTAAAPRALAVRELAGEEESAAVAAAMVSRHEKWMAEHGRTYTDEAEKARRLEIFRANAEFIDSFNDAGKHSHRLATNRFADLTDEEFRAARTGFRPRPAPAAAAGSGGRFRYENFSLADAAQSVDWRAMGAVTGVKDQGECGCCWAFSAVAAVEGLNKIRTGRLVSLSEQELVDCDVNGEDQGCEGGLMDDAFQFIERRGGLASESGYPYQGDDGSCRSSAAAARAASIRGHEDVPRNNEAALAAAVANQPVSVAINGEDYAFRFYDSGVLGGECGTDLNHAITAVGYGTAADGSKYWLMKNSWGTSWGEGGYVRIRRGVRGEGVCGLAKLPSYPV, via the exons ATGTCGGTGTCACGTTTCGTCCTCACCGTTCtcgtcgtggccagcgtgtgcaCCGCCGCCGCTCCCCGTGCGCTCGCGGTTCGCGAGCTGGCCGGGGAGGAGGAGTCCGCTGCGGTCGCCGCCGCGATGGTGTCGCGGCACGAGAAGTGGATGGCGGAGCACGGGCGAACGTACACGGACGAGGCGGAGAAGGCGCGGCGGCTGGAGATATTCCGGGCCAACGCGGAGTTCATTGACTCGTTTAACGATGCAGGGAAGCACAGCCACCGGCTGGCCACCAACAGGTTCGCCGACCTCACCGACGAGGAGTTCCGGGCGGCCAGGACCGGGTTCCGGCCGcgcccggcgccggcggcggctgccGGGAGCGGCGGGCGGTTCAGGTACGAGAACTTCAGCCTGGCGGACGCGGCGCAGAGCGTGGACTGGCGGGCCATGGGCGCCGTCACCGGCGTCAAGGACCAGGGAGAGTGCG GTTGCTGCTGGGCGTtctcggcggtggcggcggtggaAGGGCTGAACAAGATCCGGACGGGGCGTCTGGTGTCGCTGTCGGAGCAGGAGCTAGTGGACTGCGACGTCAACGGCGAGGACCAGGGCTGCGAGGGCGGGCTCATGGACGACGCGTTCCAGTTCATCGAGCGCCGCGGCGGGCTGGCCTCGGAGTCGGGGTACCCGTACCAGGGCGACGACGGGTCGTGCCGCtcgtccgccgccgcggcgcgggCGGCCTCCATCCGGGGCCACGAGGACGTGCCGCGCAACAACGAGGCGGCGCTGGCGGCGGCCGTGGCCAACCAGCCCGTGTCCGTGGCCATCAACGGCGAGGACTACGCGTTCCGGTTCTACGACAGCGGCGTGCTGGGCGGGGAGTGCGGCACGGACCTCAACCACGCCATCACCGCCGTCGGGTACGGCACGGCGGCGGACGGAAGCAAGTACTGGCTGATGAAGAACTCGTGGGGCACGTCGTGGGGCGAGGGCGGCTACGTCCGCATCCGGCGCGGCGTCCGCGGGGAGGGCGTCTGCGGCCTCGCCAAGCTGCCGTCCTACCCCGTGTAA
- the LOC8086231 gene encoding two pore potassium channel a isoform X1, with the protein MIGGQRSSNVIASLPQVEVKLMADDSIQQALIEDPPNVLKRKPSEGAKRFRRCRSTPSDPTDQKPAENRSVLKAKELFKEIRPSFRLVGLLLFVYLLVGVIIFYLFMDQLSGKTTNRVLDALYFVIVTMTSVGYGDLFPNSDTTKLLACAFVFTGMAVIALFISKAADYLVEKQEVLFFKALHMNMKGSEAKMLRAMETNKIKYKFYTVALLLAMVIVAGTVFLWKVEKLSLVDSFYCVCATITTLGYGDKSFSSKLGRVFAVFWITTSTVIMAQFFLYLAELYTERRQKMLAKWVLTRRITTMDLEAADLDGNRQVVAAEFVLYKLKELGKISQEEITCFLEEFNQLDVDQSGTLSTYDLNLAQTSH; encoded by the exons ATGATAGGTGGACAACG GTCCTCGAACGTGATTGCATCATTGCCGCAGGTCGAGGTTAAGCTGATGGCTGATGACAGTATTCAGCAAGCATTGATAGAGGATCCTCCTAATGTGCTGAAAAGGAAGCCGTCAGAAGGAGCTAAACGGTTTCGGCGATGCAGGTCAACTCcctcagatcccaccgatcagAAACCTGCAGAAAACAGATCTGTGCTTAAAGCCAAGGAATTATTCAAGGAGATAAGGCCTAGCTTCAGGCTTGTAGGCCTCCTCCTTTTTGTCTACCTGCTAGTGGGTGTCATCATCTTTTATCTATTTATGGATCAGTTATCTGGGAAGACAACTAATAGAGTGCTTGACGCCTTGTACTTCGTTATTGTCACAATGACCTCAGTTGGCTATGGGGATCTTTTCCCAAACAGTGACACAACAAAGCTGCTTGCTTGCGCTTTCGTCTTCACAGGAATGGCGGTCATTGCTCTCTTCATCAGCAAAGCGGCAGATTACCTTGTTGAGAAACAGGAGGTGTTGTTCTTCAAAGCACTGCACATGAATATGAAGGGCAGTGAGGCCAAAATGCTCAGGGCAATGGAAACAAATAAGATAAAGTACAAATTCTACACTGTCGCTCTGCTTCTGGCTATGGTTATTGTTGCTGGGACTGTATTTCTGTGGAAGGTTGAGAAGCTGAGCCTTGTTGATTCCTTTTACTGTGTCTGTGCCACGATCACTACCCTGGGTTATGGGGATAAAAGCTTCTCGTCCAAATTGGGCCGCGTTTTTGCAGTATTTTGGATAACCACGAGCACTGTCATCATGGCTCAATTCTTCCTGTACCTTGCTGAGCTCTACACCGAACGACGGCAGAAAATGCTGGCCAAATGGGTGCTCACCAGGAGGATAACAACCATGGATCTCGAGGCAGCTGATCTAGATGGCAACCGACAAGTTGT TGCTGCTGAATTTGTACTTTACAAGCTAAAAGAGCTGGGCAAGATCAGCCAAGAGGAGATAACTTGTTTTCTAGAGGAGTTCAACCAGCTTGATGTTGACCAGTCTGGCACACTCTCGACTTACGACCTTAATCTGGCACAAACCAGCCATTGA
- the LOC8086231 gene encoding two pore potassium channel a isoform X2 yields MADDSIQQALIEDPPNVLKRKPSEGAKRFRRCRSTPSDPTDQKPAENRSVLKAKELFKEIRPSFRLVGLLLFVYLLVGVIIFYLFMDQLSGKTTNRVLDALYFVIVTMTSVGYGDLFPNSDTTKLLACAFVFTGMAVIALFISKAADYLVEKQEVLFFKALHMNMKGSEAKMLRAMETNKIKYKFYTVALLLAMVIVAGTVFLWKVEKLSLVDSFYCVCATITTLGYGDKSFSSKLGRVFAVFWITTSTVIMAQFFLYLAELYTERRQKMLAKWVLTRRITTMDLEAADLDGNRQVVAAEFVLYKLKELGKISQEEITCFLEEFNQLDVDQSGTLSTYDLNLAQTSH; encoded by the exons ATGGCTGATGACAGTATTCAGCAAGCATTGATAGAGGATCCTCCTAATGTGCTGAAAAGGAAGCCGTCAGAAGGAGCTAAACGGTTTCGGCGATGCAGGTCAACTCcctcagatcccaccgatcagAAACCTGCAGAAAACAGATCTGTGCTTAAAGCCAAGGAATTATTCAAGGAGATAAGGCCTAGCTTCAGGCTTGTAGGCCTCCTCCTTTTTGTCTACCTGCTAGTGGGTGTCATCATCTTTTATCTATTTATGGATCAGTTATCTGGGAAGACAACTAATAGAGTGCTTGACGCCTTGTACTTCGTTATTGTCACAATGACCTCAGTTGGCTATGGGGATCTTTTCCCAAACAGTGACACAACAAAGCTGCTTGCTTGCGCTTTCGTCTTCACAGGAATGGCGGTCATTGCTCTCTTCATCAGCAAAGCGGCAGATTACCTTGTTGAGAAACAGGAGGTGTTGTTCTTCAAAGCACTGCACATGAATATGAAGGGCAGTGAGGCCAAAATGCTCAGGGCAATGGAAACAAATAAGATAAAGTACAAATTCTACACTGTCGCTCTGCTTCTGGCTATGGTTATTGTTGCTGGGACTGTATTTCTGTGGAAGGTTGAGAAGCTGAGCCTTGTTGATTCCTTTTACTGTGTCTGTGCCACGATCACTACCCTGGGTTATGGGGATAAAAGCTTCTCGTCCAAATTGGGCCGCGTTTTTGCAGTATTTTGGATAACCACGAGCACTGTCATCATGGCTCAATTCTTCCTGTACCTTGCTGAGCTCTACACCGAACGACGGCAGAAAATGCTGGCCAAATGGGTGCTCACCAGGAGGATAACAACCATGGATCTCGAGGCAGCTGATCTAGATGGCAACCGACAAGTTGT TGCTGCTGAATTTGTACTTTACAAGCTAAAAGAGCTGGGCAAGATCAGCCAAGAGGAGATAACTTGTTTTCTAGAGGAGTTCAACCAGCTTGATGTTGACCAGTCTGGCACACTCTCGACTTACGACCTTAATCTGGCACAAACCAGCCATTGA
- the LOC8085927 gene encoding meiotic recombination protein SPO11-1 isoform X2, translated as MAGRDKRRRAAPLEGDEQQLRRRQEEAALLLRRIKGLVRWVVEEVAAGRSPSIVLHRYRNYCSAADSASPSPCACSYDVPVGTDVLSLLHNDYHTSRLNVLLRVLLVVQKLLQQNKHCSKRDIYYMYPSIFVEVAVVDRAINDICILLKCSRHNLNVVPVVKGLVMGWIRFVEGEKKVYCITNVNAAFSIPVDIEAIKDVVSVAHYILVVEKETVFQRLANDKFCERNRCIVITGRGYPDIPTRSNWHMMQTCCVCLIYGGLESSHLILKNIAFQTAAYFICHLKIGGKLNVFLLDAIYTGKSQNGGQSWKQCCKRVSSLRLRHYLQIPFPFYRMNTFPRRSNKACIYKIGHTCTRPGRVLI; from the exons ATGGCGGGGAGGGACAAGAGGCGGCGAGCGGCGCCGCTCGAAGGCGACGAGCAGCAGTTGCGGCGGAGGCAGGAGGAGGCGGCGCTCCTCCTCCGCAGGATCAAAG GGCTTGTGCGCTGGGTCGTGGaagaggttgccgccggtcgttCCCCGTCCATAGTGCTCCACCGGTACCGGAACTACTGCTCCGCCGCCGACTCTGCGTCCCCGTCTCCATG TGCCTGCAGCTACGACGTCCCCGTCGGCACGGACGTCCTCTCCCTGCTCCACAATGACTACCACACCTCCCGCCTCA ATGTGCTCCTGCGGGTGCTGCTTGTGGTGCAGAAACTCCTGCAGCAGAACAAGCACTGCTCCAAGAGAGACATCTACTACATGTACCCCTCCATCTTCGTAG AAGTAGCAGTTGTTGACCGTGCCATCAACGATATCTGCATACTCCTCAAGTGCAGTCGGCACAATCTCAATGTG GTTCCTGTAGTGAAAGG TTTGGTGATGGGCTGGATAAGATTCGTGGAGGGTGAAAAGAAAGTGTATTGTATAACAAATGTCAATGCT GCTTTCTCCATCCCTGTTGATATTGAGGCAATCAAAG ATGTTGTTAGTGTTGCTCACTACATACTTGTGGTTGAGAAGGAGACAG TTTTCCAGCGTCtggccaatgacaagttttgtGAAAGAAATCGCTGCATTGTTATTACA GGAAGAGGCTACCCAGATATTCCAACAAGAAG CAATTGGCACATGATGCAAACTTGTTGCGTGTGCCTGATATACGGTGGCTTGGAGTCTTCACATCTGATTTTGAAGAATATTGCCTTCCAGACTGCTGCCTACTTCATTTGTCACCTGAAG ATAGGAGGAAAGCTGAACGTATTCTTGCTAGATGCTATTTACACAGGGAAGTCCCAGAATGGAG GTCAGAGTTGGAAGCAATGTTGCAAAAGGGTGTCAAGTTTGAGATTGAGGCACTATCTGCAAATTCCATTTCCTTTTTATCGGATGAATACATTCCCCAGAAGATCAAACAAGGCATGCATTTATAAGATTGGACATACCTGTACCCGTCCAGGACGTGTCTTAATATGA
- the LOC8085927 gene encoding meiotic recombination protein SPO11-1 isoform X3 — protein sequence MAGRDKRRRAAPLEGDEQQLRRRQEEAALLLRRIKGLVRWVVEEVAAGRSPSIVLHRYRNYCSAADSASPSPCACSYDVPVGTDVLSLLHNDYHTSRLNVLLRVLLVVQKLLQQNKHCSKRDIYYMYPSIFVEVAVVDRAINDICILLKCSRHNLNVVPVVKGLVMGWIRFVEGEKKVYCITNVNAAFSIPVDIEAIKDVVSVAHYILVVEKETVFQRLANDKFCERNRCIVITQLAHDANLLRVPDIRWLGVFTSDFEEYCLPDCCLLHLSPEDRRKAERILARCYLHREVPEWRSELEAMLQKGVKFEIEALSANSISFLSDEYIPQKIKQGMHL from the exons ATGGCGGGGAGGGACAAGAGGCGGCGAGCGGCGCCGCTCGAAGGCGACGAGCAGCAGTTGCGGCGGAGGCAGGAGGAGGCGGCGCTCCTCCTCCGCAGGATCAAAG GGCTTGTGCGCTGGGTCGTGGaagaggttgccgccggtcgttCCCCGTCCATAGTGCTCCACCGGTACCGGAACTACTGCTCCGCCGCCGACTCTGCGTCCCCGTCTCCATG TGCCTGCAGCTACGACGTCCCCGTCGGCACGGACGTCCTCTCCCTGCTCCACAATGACTACCACACCTCCCGCCTCA ATGTGCTCCTGCGGGTGCTGCTTGTGGTGCAGAAACTCCTGCAGCAGAACAAGCACTGCTCCAAGAGAGACATCTACTACATGTACCCCTCCATCTTCGTAG AAGTAGCAGTTGTTGACCGTGCCATCAACGATATCTGCATACTCCTCAAGTGCAGTCGGCACAATCTCAATGTG GTTCCTGTAGTGAAAGG TTTGGTGATGGGCTGGATAAGATTCGTGGAGGGTGAAAAGAAAGTGTATTGTATAACAAATGTCAATGCT GCTTTCTCCATCCCTGTTGATATTGAGGCAATCAAAG ATGTTGTTAGTGTTGCTCACTACATACTTGTGGTTGAGAAGGAGACAG TTTTCCAGCGTCtggccaatgacaagttttgtGAAAGAAATCGCTGCATTGTTATTACA CAATTGGCACATGATGCAAACTTGTTGCGTGTGCCTGATATACGGTGGCTTGGAGTCTTCACATCTGATTTTGAAGAATATTGCCTTCCAGACTGCTGCCTACTTCATTTGTCACCTGAAG ATAGGAGGAAAGCTGAACGTATTCTTGCTAGATGCTATTTACACAGGGAAGTCCCAGAATGGAG GTCAGAGTTGGAAGCAATGTTGCAAAAGGGTGTCAAGTTTGAGATTGAGGCACTATCTGCAAATTCCATTTCCTTTTTATCGGATGAATACATTCCCCAGAAGATCAAACAAGGCATGCATTTATAA
- the LOC8085927 gene encoding meiotic recombination protein SPO11-1 isoform X1 — MAGRDKRRRAAPLEGDEQQLRRRQEEAALLLRRIKGLVRWVVEEVAAGRSPSIVLHRYRNYCSAADSASPSPCACSYDVPVGTDVLSLLHNDYHTSRLNVLLRVLLVVQKLLQQNKHCSKRDIYYMYPSIFVEVAVVDRAINDICILLKCSRHNLNVVPVVKGLVMGWIRFVEGEKKVYCITNVNAAFSIPVDIEAIKDVVSVAHYILVVEKETVFQRLANDKFCERNRCIVITGRGYPDIPTRRFLRYLVEQLHLPAYCLVDSDPYGFDILATYKFGSLQLAHDANLLRVPDIRWLGVFTSDFEEYCLPDCCLLHLSPEDRRKAERILARCYLHREVPEWRSELEAMLQKGVKFEIEALSANSISFLSDEYIPQKIKQGMHL; from the exons ATGGCGGGGAGGGACAAGAGGCGGCGAGCGGCGCCGCTCGAAGGCGACGAGCAGCAGTTGCGGCGGAGGCAGGAGGAGGCGGCGCTCCTCCTCCGCAGGATCAAAG GGCTTGTGCGCTGGGTCGTGGaagaggttgccgccggtcgttCCCCGTCCATAGTGCTCCACCGGTACCGGAACTACTGCTCCGCCGCCGACTCTGCGTCCCCGTCTCCATG TGCCTGCAGCTACGACGTCCCCGTCGGCACGGACGTCCTCTCCCTGCTCCACAATGACTACCACACCTCCCGCCTCA ATGTGCTCCTGCGGGTGCTGCTTGTGGTGCAGAAACTCCTGCAGCAGAACAAGCACTGCTCCAAGAGAGACATCTACTACATGTACCCCTCCATCTTCGTAG AAGTAGCAGTTGTTGACCGTGCCATCAACGATATCTGCATACTCCTCAAGTGCAGTCGGCACAATCTCAATGTG GTTCCTGTAGTGAAAGG TTTGGTGATGGGCTGGATAAGATTCGTGGAGGGTGAAAAGAAAGTGTATTGTATAACAAATGTCAATGCT GCTTTCTCCATCCCTGTTGATATTGAGGCAATCAAAG ATGTTGTTAGTGTTGCTCACTACATACTTGTGGTTGAGAAGGAGACAG TTTTCCAGCGTCtggccaatgacaagttttgtGAAAGAAATCGCTGCATTGTTATTACA GGAAGAGGCTACCCAGATATTCCAACAAGAAG ATTCCTGCGGTACCTTGTTGAACAGCTGCATCTGCCTGCTTATTGCCTAGTGGACTCAGATCCTTATGGTTTTGACATTCTGGCTACCTATAAATTTGGTTCCTTG CAATTGGCACATGATGCAAACTTGTTGCGTGTGCCTGATATACGGTGGCTTGGAGTCTTCACATCTGATTTTGAAGAATATTGCCTTCCAGACTGCTGCCTACTTCATTTGTCACCTGAAG ATAGGAGGAAAGCTGAACGTATTCTTGCTAGATGCTATTTACACAGGGAAGTCCCAGAATGGAG GTCAGAGTTGGAAGCAATGTTGCAAAAGGGTGTCAAGTTTGAGATTGAGGCACTATCTGCAAATTCCATTTCCTTTTTATCGGATGAATACATTCCCCAGAAGATCAAACAAGGCATGCATTTATAA
- the LOC8086232 gene encoding phytochrome C, whose protein sequence is MSSPLNNRGTCSRSSSARSRHSARVVAQTPVDAQLHAEFESSQRNFDYSSSVSAAIRPSVSTSTVSTYHQTMQRGLYIQPFGCLLAVHPDTFTLLAYSENAPEMLDLTPHAVPTIDQRDALAVGADVRTLFRSQSSVALHKAATFGEVNLLNPILVHARTSGKPFYAILHRIDVGLVIDLEPVNPVDVPVTAAGALKSYKLAAKAISRLQSLPSGNLSLLCDVLVREVSELTGYDRVMAYKFHEDEHGEVISECRRSDLEPYLGLHYPATDIPQASRFLFMKNKVRMICDCSATLVKIIQDDSLAQPLSLCGSTLRASHGCHAQYMANMGSVASLVMSVTISNDEEEDVDTGSDQQPKGRKLWGLVVCHHTSPRFVPFPLRYACEFLLQVFGIQLNKEVELAAQAKERHILRTQTLLCDMLLRDAPVGIFTQSPNVMDLVKCDGAALYYQNQLLLLGSTPSESEIKSIATWLQENHDGSTGLSTDSLVEAGYPGAAALREVVCGMAAIKISSKDFIFWFRSHTTKEIKWGGAKHEPVDADDNGRKMHPRSSFKAFLEVVKWRSVPWEDVEMDAIHSLQLILRGSLQDEDANRNNVRSIVKAPPDDTKKIQGLLELRTVTNEMVRLIETATAPVLAVDIAGNINGWNNKAAELTGLPVMEAIGRPLIDLVVVDSIEVVKRILDSALQGIEEQNLEIKLKAFHEQECNGPIILMVNSCCSRDLSEKVIGVCFVGQDLTTQKMIMDKYTRIQGDYVAIVKNPSELIPPIFMINDLGSCLEWNKAMQKITGIQREDVIDKLLIGEVFTLHDYGCRVKDHATLTKLSILMNAVISGQDPEKLLFGFFDTDGKYIESLLTVNKRINAEGKITGAICFLHVASPELQHALQVQKMSEQAATNSFKELTYIHQELRNPLNGMQFTCNLLEPSELTEEQRKLLSSNILCQDQLKKILHDTDLESIEQCYMEMNTVEFNLEEALNTVLMQGIPLGKEKRISIERDWPVEISRMYLYGDNLRLQQVLADYLACALQFTQPAEGPIVLQVIPKKENIGSGMQIAHLEFRIVHPAPGVPEALIQEMFRHNPEVSREGLGLYICQKLVKTMSGTVQYLREADTSSFIILIEFPVAQLSSKRSKPSTSKF, encoded by the exons ATGTCGTCGCCGTTGAACAACCGGGGGACGTGCTCCCGGAGCAGCTCTGCGCGGTCCAGGCACAGCGCGCGGGTGGTGGCGCAGACGCCCGTGGACGCGCAGCTGCACGCCGAGTTCGAGAGCTCCCAGCGCAACTTCGACTACTCCTCGTCGGTGAGCGCCGCCATCCGACCGTCGGTCAGCACCAGCACCGTCTCCACCTACCACCAGACCATGCAGCGGGGCCTCTACATCCAGCCCTTCGGCTGCCTGCTCGCCGTCCACCCGGACACCTTCACGTTGCTCGCCTACAGCGAGAACGCGCCCGAGATGCTCGACCTCACGCCACACGCGGTCCCCACCATCGACCAGCGGGACGCGCTCGCCGTCGGCGCCGACGTGCGCACGCTCTTCCGCTCGCAGAGCTCCGTCGCGCTGCACAAGGCCGCCACCTTCGGGGAGGTCAACCTGCTCAACCCCATCCTCGTGCATGCCAGGACGTCGGGGAAGCCCTTCTACGCCATATTGCACCGGATCGACGTCGGCCTTGTCATCGACCTTGAGCCGGTCAACCCAGTTGACGTGCCAGTCACTGCTGCGGGTGCGCTTAAGTCGTACAAGCTCGCCGCCAAGGCCATCTCCAGGCTGCAGTCGCTGCCCAGCGGGAACCTGTCGCTGCTGTGCGATGTGCTTGTCCGTGAGGTGAGCGAGCTCACGGGCTATGACCGGGTCATGGCGTACAAGTTCCATGAGGATGAGCATGGTGAGGTCATTTCCGAGTGCAGGAGGTCTGATCTGGAGCCGTATCTTGGCCTGCACTACCCAGCCACCGACATCCCGCAGGCGTCCAGGTTCTTGTTTATGAagaacaaagtgaggatgatatGTGATTGCTCTGCCACTCTGGTGAAGATCATTCAGGATGATAGCCTAGCACAGCCTCTCAGCCTCTGTGGTTCCACCCTCAGGGCTTCCCATGGTTGCCATGCACAGTACATGGCAAACATGGGTTCTGTTGCATCGCTTGTGATGTCAGTGACTATAAGCAATGATGAGGAGGAAGATGTTGATACCGGGAGTGACCAACAACCGAAAGGCAGGAAACTGTGGGGGCTGGTCGTCTGCCATCATACAAGCCCGAGGTTCGTCCCTTTCCCACTAAGGTACGCTTGCGAGTTTCTCTTGCAAGTATTTGGCATACAGCTAAACAAGGAGGTGGAATTGGCTGCTCAGGCAAAGGAGAGGCACATCCTCAGAACGCAAACCCTTCTTTGTGATATGCTCCTGCGGGATGCTCCTGTTGGGATATTTACCCAGTCACCTAATGTGatggatctagtaaagtgcgaTGGAGCTGCATTGTATTACCAGAACCAGCTTTTGTTGCTCGGATCAACACCCTCCGAGTCAGAGATAAAGAGCATTGCCACATGGCTGCAGGAGAACCATGATGGTTCAACTGGGCTGAGTACTGACAGCTTAGTGGAAGCAGGTTATCCTGGTGCTGCTGCACTTCGTGAAGTTGTGTGTGGCATGGCGGCTATAAAGATCTCTTCCAAAGATTTTATCTTCTGGTTCCGATCGCACACAACAAAGGAGATCAAGTGGGGTGGGGCTAAGCATGAACCGGTTGACGCAGATGACAATGGCAGGAAGATGCATCCACGATCTTCATTCAAGGCCTTCTTGGAGGTGGTTAAATGGAGAAGTGTTCCCTGGGAGGATGTTGAAATGGATGCTATTCATTCTTTGCAGTTAATATTACGTGGCTCCCTGCAAGATGAAGATGCCAACAGAAACAATGTAAGGTCCATTGTAAAAGCTCCACCTGATGATACGAAGAAGATACAGGGGCTACTTGAACTAAGAACAGTTACAAACGAGATGGTCCGCTTAATTGAGACAGCAACCGCCCCTGTCTTGGCTGTCGACATTGCCGGTAACATAAATGGATGGAACAATAAAGCTGCAGAACTAACAGGGTTACCTGTAATGGAAGCCATAGGGAGGCCTCTGATAGATCTTGTTGTTGTTGATTCTATTGAAGTGGTTAAGCGGATTTTGGACTCAGCTTTACAAG GAATTGAAGAGCAAAATCTGGAAATCAAGCTTAAAGCATTCCATGAACAGGAATGCAATGGTCCAATAATCTTGATGGTTAACTCCTGCTGTAGTCGGGACCTTTCAGAGAAAGTCATTGGAGTTTGCTTTGTAGGACAAGATTTGACCACGCAGAAGATGATTATGGATAAGTATACTAGGATACAAGGAGACTATGTTGCCATAGTAAAGAACCCCAGTGAGCTCATCCCTCCCATATTTATGATCAATGATCTTGGTTCCTGCTTAGAGTGGAATAAAGCTATGCAGAAGATTACCGGTATACAGAGGGAAGATGTGATAGATAAGTTGTTAATTGGGGAGGTCTTCACCCTTCATGATTATGGCTGTAGGGTGAAAGATCATGCTACTCTAACGAAACTTAGCATACTGATGAATGCAGTGATTTCTGGTCAGGATCCTGAGAAGCTCCTTTTTGGTTTCTTCGACACAGATGGGAAGTATATTGAATCCTTGCTGACAGTGAACAAGAGAATAAATGCTGAGGGTAAGATCACTGGCGCTATTTGCTTTCTGCATGTGGCCAGTCCAGAGCTTCAGCATGCTCTCCAGGTGCAGAAAATGTCTGAACAAGCTGCCACAAACAGTTTTAAGGAATTAACTTACATTCATCAAGAATTAAGGAACCCACTCAATGGCATGCAATTTACTTGCAACTTATTGGAGCCTTCCGAATTGACAGAGGAGCAGAGGAAACTTCTTTCATCTAATATTCTCTGTCAGGACCAGCTGAAAAAGATTTTACATGACACTGATCTTGAAAGCATTGAACAGTG CTATATGGAGATGAACACAGTAGAGTTCAACCTTGAGGAAGCTCTTAATACGGTCCTAATGCAAGGCATTCCTTTGGGCAAGGAAAAGCGAATTTctattgaacgtgattggccggtGGAAATATCACGCATGTACCTTTACGGGGACAATTTAAGGCTTCAGCAGGTCCTAGCAGACTATCTGGCATGCGCCCTTCAATTCACACAACCAGCTGAAGGACCTATCGTGCTCCAGGTCATTCCCAAGAAGGAAAACATTGGGTCTGGCATGCAGATTGCTCATTTGGAGTTCAG GATTGTCCATCCAGCTCCAGGCGTCCCCGAGGCCCTGATACAGGAGATGTTCCGGCACAACCCAGAGGTGTCCAGGGAGGGCCTCGGCCTGTACATATGCCAGAAGCTGGTGAAAACGATGAGTGGCACGGTACAGTACCTACGAGAAGCCGATACCTCATCGTTCATCATCCTGATAGAGTTCCCAGTCGCCCAGCTCAGCAGCAAGCGGTCCAAGCCTTCGACGAGTAAATTCTGA